The Leptospirales bacterium genome has a window encoding:
- a CDS encoding transglycosylase SLT domain-containing protein, with translation MAWITPRSSPALQARVNEWIKKIKGDGRLASLYARYYRNPRFFAERVDSEYSSTSGGKLSIFDDRIKAVAADLHWDWRLLAALVYQESRFNPNARSWAGASGLMQLMPATARAHGVSNLADPEQNLRGGARFLRVLEQRFEFIPEKKERLKFVLASYNAGAGHVEDAQLLARQFGRDPNRWEHHVDEMMLRLADPAYYNSYGLRSGYCRGEEPYNYVREILDRYEQYRKLIPERDSG, from the coding sequence ATCGCCTGGATTACTCCGCGTAGCAGTCCGGCGCTGCAGGCTCGCGTGAATGAATGGATCAAGAAGATCAAGGGCGACGGGCGGCTCGCTTCGCTCTATGCGCGTTACTACCGCAATCCTCGCTTTTTTGCCGAACGTGTTGATAGCGAGTACTCGTCGACCTCGGGAGGCAAGCTCTCGATTTTTGATGATCGCATCAAGGCGGTGGCCGCCGACCTGCACTGGGACTGGCGCTTGCTGGCGGCGCTGGTCTACCAGGAATCGCGCTTCAATCCAAACGCCCGCTCCTGGGCTGGCGCCTCCGGTTTGATGCAACTGATGCCGGCCACGGCGCGCGCCCATGGCGTCTCCAACCTCGCTGACCCGGAGCAGAATCTGCGCGGCGGCGCCCGTTTTCTCAGAGTTCTGGAGCAGCGCTTTGAATTCATTCCCGAGAAAAAGGAACGATTGAAGTTTGTTCTCGCCTCCTACAATGCCGGGGCCGGCCACGTGGAAGACGCACAGTTGCTGGCGCGACAGTTTGGTCGCGATCCCAATCGCTGGGAACATCATGTAGACGAAATGATGCTGCGTCTGGCCGATCCGGCCTACTACAACAGTTACGGTCTGCGCAGCGGCTACTGCCGCGGCGAGGAGCCCTACAACTACGTACGCGAGATTCTCGACCGCTATGAGCAATATCGCAAACTCATTCCAGAGCGCGATTCAGGCTGA
- a CDS encoding prolipoprotein diacylglyceryl transferase, translated as MEQSVAHFPVMLGLGPLRVHPHFLFEMLAYLLGFRYYLSLRRKTVDAVDPQVRLWTLVGAASGALLGSRLLAALEHLDWFSFSWHSLWLLYSTKTIVGGLLGGWIGVELCKRWIGERRSTGDIYVRPLIAAIAIGRVGCFLTGVSDATTGLPTDSIFGLDQGDGLRRHPAALYEILFLAALWLCFVALEHPSIGNIADAWPAGRRFQYFLFAYLSFRLLIDFLKPRYELALGLSAIQWASLAGLLYYSGFWLARSLQPPTGKLTQN; from the coding sequence ATGGAGCAAAGCGTAGCTCATTTTCCGGTGATGCTGGGCCTGGGCCCGTTGCGCGTTCATCCGCACTTCCTCTTTGAGATGCTGGCCTATCTGCTGGGCTTTCGCTACTACCTGAGCCTGCGTCGTAAGACTGTGGATGCGGTTGATCCGCAGGTGCGGCTCTGGACTCTGGTGGGCGCCGCATCGGGCGCACTACTGGGTTCGCGCCTGCTGGCGGCGCTTGAGCATCTGGATTGGTTCTCTTTTTCCTGGCATTCGCTGTGGCTGTTGTACTCCACCAAGACCATCGTCGGCGGATTGCTGGGGGGCTGGATCGGCGTCGAACTCTGCAAGCGCTGGATTGGCGAGCGGCGTTCAACTGGAGATATCTACGTGCGGCCGCTGATAGCGGCGATAGCCATCGGTCGCGTGGGATGCTTTCTGACTGGCGTAAGCGATGCCACAACTGGCCTGCCAACCGATTCGATCTTTGGCCTTGATCAAGGCGACGGCCTGCGCCGTCATCCGGCGGCGCTTTATGAAATCCTGTTTTTGGCCGCGCTCTGGCTGTGCTTTGTTGCTCTGGAGCATCCATCGATCGGCAACATCGCCGACGCCTGGCCTGCTGGCCGTCGCTTCCAGTACTTTCTGTTCGCCTATCTCAGCTTTCGATTGCTGATCGATTTCTTGAAGCCGCGTTATGAGCTTGCTCTGGGTCTGAGCGCCATTCAATGGGCGTCGCTGGCCGGGCTGCTTTACTATTCTGGCTTCTGGCTTGCTCGAAGTTTGCAGCCGCCAACTGGTAAATTAACCCAAAACTAA
- a CDS encoding DUF1554 domain-containing protein, whose protein sequence is MFELWEGAARSRQRKSIVFAVTSLAVGALVACSSPEGGADRLLFGATITDNISPAVSCASEIAVTPTMVDLIEDGDVNRSYNTVDPYFTDADTDGGVAWGLRSSEFCIYPMLAFTGTVTVPISTNGSLAGRTSIASTFPVASNPLPASLSFTGDGVTGHGTAARQCFRVTRVDDGIRNPVESALVVSLGAITSGDDNAVYTGKNPCDVNISMEDDEGPGVRVSNISRIMEEPGGTGFSNASFSVRLRTAPTSNVTIPINDIYDATNAGHREGTAGPASLTFTNANFATPQAVTINSADDLEVDGTKTYTVEVQTTSSADSQYNGIKPRNVVVINNDKSVPGYTYTLWDTSTGNATGSVTGFATDEQNNFGTNYSSFRIKLRSKPSSNVTLNFATSKASVSTIQTPTLTFTPSNWNVDQWVLVNGKSDSANGGNQDYDVSFTVTTTDPTYTVEARPSFRIRSCDNDVANLIQPCNFSGSPMGTAGERLSGAEPSATNYIWLITQASPGSAVTVPLSSTDTTEGTVPASVTIDSSNYNTMGANANRIALTHVDDTLLDGPVNWTVTTGLSGGGLSFDPLDVFATTTDNEQYYYIDVSGSTNESDTVTATISICLGATNADNVQINAACSGDECGSVSPANVTFTPGQVITAGTPSNAACASDPNRLTFTVHGADDAFADGTQTFTVNLSLTTTDSTYSGHPPSNQTISNADNESPGKAVFVPGISFVGEMTAAGVGGADNYCTTNKPAYAPAGTYKALIVSDSATNRRMATTTGTDATGQVGWVLTPNYYYYRCTGSGTSCDDEHQHLFIANSAGLIPFPMSRDFTGNAADQFWTGMNVNMTAATQTMTPAKVDVSDPDYRDNCAGWTYQNGPTNPFPAYYGQTWQSDGSSGVNSNTNVACTTSRKLICVQQ, encoded by the coding sequence ATGTTTGAGCTGTGGGAAGGAGCTGCCAGGAGCAGGCAGCGCAAGAGCATTGTATTTGCTGTAACGAGCCTCGCTGTGGGCGCCCTGGTCGCTTGCAGCTCGCCTGAGGGCGGCGCCGATCGCTTGCTTTTTGGCGCCACCATTACCGACAACATCTCGCCTGCCGTCAGTTGCGCCTCGGAGATTGCCGTTACGCCGACGATGGTTGATTTAATTGAGGACGGCGACGTCAATCGCTCCTACAATACGGTTGATCCCTACTTTACTGACGCCGATACCGACGGCGGCGTGGCCTGGGGCCTGCGCTCCTCCGAATTTTGTATTTATCCGATGCTGGCCTTCACCGGCACGGTGACTGTTCCAATCAGCACCAATGGCAGCCTGGCCGGCCGAACAAGTATTGCCTCAACCTTTCCCGTTGCCTCCAATCCGCTGCCCGCCTCTTTGAGTTTCACCGGCGACGGCGTGACTGGCCACGGCACGGCTGCGCGGCAGTGTTTTCGCGTTACACGCGTGGACGACGGCATTCGCAATCCGGTAGAGTCGGCGCTGGTTGTCTCGCTGGGGGCGATCACCAGCGGCGATGACAATGCCGTCTATACCGGCAAAAATCCCTGTGATGTGAATATTTCGATGGAAGACGACGAGGGCCCCGGCGTCCGCGTTTCCAACATTTCACGCATCATGGAAGAACCGGGCGGAACTGGCTTTTCTAACGCCAGCTTTTCGGTGCGGCTGCGCACGGCGCCCACATCCAATGTAACCATTCCGATCAACGATATCTACGATGCTACCAATGCCGGCCATCGCGAGGGAACAGCGGGTCCAGCGTCCCTGACCTTCACCAATGCCAATTTTGCAACGCCACAAGCCGTAACCATCAATTCCGCGGATGACCTGGAGGTGGACGGCACCAAAACCTATACAGTTGAAGTACAAACGACCAGCAGCGCCGACTCCCAGTACAACGGCATCAAGCCGCGCAATGTGGTAGTAATCAATAATGACAAGAGCGTCCCCGGCTACACCTACACGCTGTGGGATACAAGCACCGGCAATGCCACGGGCAGCGTCACCGGCTTTGCCACCGACGAGCAGAATAACTTTGGAACCAACTACAGCAGCTTCCGTATCAAGTTGCGCAGCAAGCCATCGTCCAACGTGACGCTGAACTTTGCCACCTCGAAGGCAAGCGTCAGCACCATTCAAACGCCGACGCTGACCTTTACGCCCTCGAACTGGAATGTCGACCAGTGGGTGTTGGTCAACGGCAAGTCGGACAGCGCCAACGGCGGTAATCAGGACTATGACGTCAGTTTCACCGTGACCACCACCGATCCCACCTACACGGTAGAGGCGCGGCCCTCTTTCCGCATACGCTCCTGCGACAATGACGTGGCTAACCTGATTCAGCCCTGTAACTTCTCCGGTTCGCCGATGGGCACGGCTGGCGAGCGGCTGAGCGGAGCTGAGCCTTCAGCGACCAACTATATCTGGCTGATTACACAGGCCAGTCCGGGATCGGCAGTTACTGTGCCGCTGAGCAGCACAGATACCACCGAGGGTACTGTTCCGGCCAGCGTGACGATTGATAGCTCGAACTACAATACGATGGGCGCCAACGCCAACCGCATCGCCCTCACGCACGTTGACGATACGCTGCTTGATGGCCCGGTAAACTGGACAGTGACCACTGGACTTTCCGGCGGCGGCCTCAGTTTTGATCCGCTCGATGTTTTTGCAACGACCACCGACAACGAACAGTACTACTATATCGATGTCTCCGGCAGCACTAACGAAAGCGACACGGTCACGGCTACCATTTCCATCTGCCTGGGCGCTACCAACGCCGACAACGTGCAGATCAATGCGGCCTGCAGCGGCGATGAGTGCGGCTCGGTATCGCCGGCCAACGTGACCTTTACGCCGGGTCAGGTGATCACTGCCGGTACGCCCAGCAATGCGGCCTGTGCCAGCGATCCCAATCGCCTGACCTTCACCGTGCATGGCGCCGATGATGCCTTTGCCGACGGCACGCAGACTTTTACTGTGAATCTTTCTTTGACCACGACAGATTCGACTTACAGCGGACATCCGCCGTCTAACCAGACAATCAGCAATGCCGATAACGAAAGTCCAGGCAAGGCGGTCTTTGTGCCCGGCATTTCCTTTGTGGGCGAGATGACTGCCGCCGGCGTTGGCGGGGCCGATAACTACTGCACCACCAACAAGCCCGCGTATGCTCCGGCTGGAACCTACAAGGCGCTGATTGTCAGCGATAGCGCTACCAACCGACGGATGGCCACCACCACCGGTACGGACGCCACCGGTCAGGTAGGCTGGGTGCTGACGCCCAACTATTACTACTACCGATGCACCGGCTCAGGAACCAGTTGTGATGATGAGCACCAGCACTTGTTCATCGCCAATTCAGCTGGACTGATCCCCTTCCCAATGAGCCGTGATTTTACCGGTAATGCTGCCGATCAATTCTGGACTGGCATGAATGTCAACATGACCGCCGCCACGCAGACGATGACGCCGGCCAAGGTTGACGTCTCCGATCCAGACTACCGCGACAATTGTGCTGGCTGGACCTACCAGAACGGGCCAACCAATCCCTTCCCGGCCTACTACGGCCAGACCTGGCAGAGTGACGGCTCCTCAGGTGTGAACAGCAATACTAATGTTGCCTGTACCACTTCTCGGAAGTTGATCTGCGTGCAACAGTAA
- a CDS encoding flagellar basal body-associated FliL family protein gives MNLRRMVLIAAIAAAALIALLLFGPLAAYWTALQISRQQYAHLDDLSQPAPPPPLDRLPLGETLRIPLADGAHAIQTQVQLGYAPNAPAFKAELQRRIPQMRNIIVLIISSKRVEQVQGVEQRLELQTEIKASLNHILERGQIEDVWLQNFLML, from the coding sequence ATGAACCTGAGGCGCATGGTGCTGATAGCGGCGATAGCCGCAGCGGCTTTGATAGCCTTGCTTCTGTTTGGGCCGCTGGCGGCGTACTGGACTGCTTTGCAGATCAGCCGTCAACAGTATGCCCATCTCGACGATCTGTCCCAGCCAGCGCCTCCTCCTCCTCTGGATCGTCTGCCGCTGGGCGAAACGCTGCGCATTCCCCTGGCTGACGGCGCCCACGCCATTCAAACCCAGGTGCAGCTGGGCTATGCTCCCAACGCGCCGGCATTCAAGGCCGAGTTACAAAGGCGCATCCCGCAGATGCGCAACATCATTGTGCTGATCATAAGCAGTAAACGAGTGGAGCAGGTCCAGGGCGTCGAACAGCGTCTAGAGTTGCAGACCGAAATCAAAGCCAGCCTGAATCATATCCTTGAGCGCGGCCAGATTGAGGATGTCTGGCTACAGAATTTTCTCATGTTGTAG
- a CDS encoding radical SAM protein, whose protein sequence is MPTRSYTYYDFTLSLCASCLRRVDAKIIIEEGGVFMLKRCPQHGPERVLLSTDAEYYRLCRDVRKPGETPLQFNTNTHYGCPYDCGLCPDHEQHSCLTVLEVTDRCNLSCPLCYSASSPRAGRHRSLAEIDAMLDGIEANEGRADVVQISGGEPTMHPHFFEILRRARRRSIRHLMLNTNGLRIARRRDFARQLAEFQPGFEVYLQFDSLESDALRRLRGLDLADLRRAAIDRLNEADLSTTLVVALQRGVNLHQIGEILEFARQQPCVRGVTFQPVQFAGRVPADLDGAAQRLTLAEVRQEILKQSSIFSPADLIPTPCNPDSLAMAYALKMDQHLLPLSRFADPRSLFAQAGATIVFEQNEALRENALKEMRELAGRVFSLGASAEGAAGDLNQLLCCLPAIRAPGLSYKNIFRVIIMQFLDAHSFDVRAVKRSCVHMIQPDGRMIPFDTFNLLYRDALAAQRLAPLRELASQA, encoded by the coding sequence ATGCCGACGCGCAGTTACACCTACTACGATTTTACGCTCAGTCTCTGCGCCAGCTGCTTGCGTCGGGTCGATGCGAAAATCATTATCGAAGAGGGCGGCGTCTTCATGCTCAAACGTTGTCCACAGCACGGACCGGAGCGCGTCCTCCTCTCAACGGACGCCGAATACTATCGATTGTGCCGTGATGTTCGCAAGCCAGGTGAAACGCCGCTGCAATTCAATACTAACACGCATTATGGCTGCCCCTATGACTGCGGACTCTGTCCGGACCACGAACAGCATTCCTGTCTGACAGTCTTAGAGGTCACCGATCGCTGCAATCTCAGTTGCCCGCTCTGCTACAGCGCCTCCAGCCCGCGCGCCGGAAGGCATCGCAGCCTGGCTGAAATCGACGCCATGCTTGATGGCATCGAAGCCAACGAAGGCCGCGCTGATGTTGTGCAGATCTCCGGCGGCGAGCCGACGATGCATCCGCATTTCTTTGAGATCCTGCGACGCGCCAGGCGACGTTCCATCCGCCATTTGATGCTGAATACCAACGGCCTGCGCATCGCCCGGCGTCGCGATTTTGCCCGGCAACTGGCGGAATTTCAGCCTGGATTCGAAGTCTATCTTCAATTTGACTCGCTGGAGAGCGACGCGCTGCGCCGCTTGCGGGGCCTGGACCTCGCCGATCTGCGACGCGCTGCCATCGATCGACTGAATGAAGCCGATTTGAGTACAACGCTGGTCGTTGCGCTGCAGCGCGGCGTAAATTTGCACCAGATTGGCGAGATCCTGGAATTTGCGCGTCAGCAACCCTGCGTGCGCGGCGTCACGTTTCAACCGGTTCAGTTTGCCGGCCGTGTTCCGGCTGATCTTGATGGCGCAGCGCAACGCCTGACCCTCGCCGAAGTACGCCAGGAAATCCTGAAGCAGTCTTCCATTTTCAGCCCCGCGGACCTCATTCCTACGCCTTGCAATCCCGATTCTCTGGCGATGGCCTACGCGCTTAAGATGGACCAGCATTTATTGCCGCTTTCACGCTTTGCCGATCCCCGGTCGCTTTTTGCTCAGGCCGGCGCCACCATCGTCTTTGAACAGAATGAAGCGTTGCGCGAAAATGCGCTGAAAGAAATGCGCGAGCTGGCCGGGCGCGTATTCAGTCTGGGCGCCAGCGCCGAAGGCGCCGCCGGCGATTTGAACCAGCTGCTCTGCTGCTTGCCCGCGATTCGCGCCCCAGGACTCAGCTACAAGAATATCTTTCGCGTCATCATCATGCAGTTTCTGGATGCACACAGCTTCGATGTGCGCGCCGTCAAGCGCTCCTGCGTGCACATGATACAGCCCGATGGCCGCATGATTCCCTTCGATACCTTCAATCTGCTTTACCGCGATGCGCTCGCCGCGCAGAGGCTGGCGCCGCTGCGCGAACTGGCTAGCCAGGCTTGA
- a CDS encoding P-II family nitrogen regulator: MKLIIALIQPHRLEAVKRELQKREIHRLTVLDASGYGRQKGQVKIFRGQELDSTLINKIEIQIAVNDSFVQTAIDGIMAGARGDDGGQVGDGKIFVVPLEQCIRISDGVASHDAI; this comes from the coding sequence ATGAAATTGATCATTGCTTTGATTCAACCGCATCGTCTGGAAGCGGTCAAACGAGAGTTGCAGAAACGAGAGATCCATCGGCTGACCGTGCTGGATGCCAGCGGCTATGGTCGTCAGAAGGGTCAGGTCAAGATTTTCCGCGGACAGGAACTTGACTCCACTCTAATAAACAAAATCGAGATCCAGATCGCAGTAAACGATAGCTTTGTGCAGACTGCCATCGACGGCATCATGGCCGGGGCGCGCGGCGATGATGGCGGCCAGGTGGGCGACGGAAAAATCTTCGTCGTTCCGCTGGAGCAGTGCATCCGGATCAGCGACGGCGTGGCCAGCCATGATGCAATCTAG
- a CDS encoding ammonium transporter, translating to MAGAAALCFALPLAAQSALPETGAALQSPPPGDAAAHIDSGRTAWMLVSSAFVLLMAPGLALFYGGMVRQKNMLNTIILSLACIAVIGVEWVLVGYNMAFGQSHAGLLGWSSGGFALGNIPWDRVHPSGVPELLFVMFQGKFAIITPALITGAIVERVKFSGFMVFALLWAILIYNPLAHMVWASDGWLFKAGVLDFAGGTVVHISAGISALALALVFLKKRIGYPEDAIRPGSLFQTLLGAALLWVGWFGFNAGSAIASADDFMLRAGLAFTTTQVAAAMAALIWMAAEWMHRGKPTGLGLASGMVAGLVAITPAAGHVSVASAILIGAIAALICYLSVYLKSILGYDDSLDVFGVHGMGGLTGALCTGLFASVGTAHLGLFTGGDATQFLLQLQGAGVAVLFCAVGTLILGFLVDRTIGLRVSKKEETLGLDLTQHGEVSFTFR from the coding sequence ATGGCAGGAGCAGCTGCTCTATGCTTTGCATTGCCTCTGGCAGCGCAGAGCGCTTTGCCAGAGACCGGCGCGGCGCTGCAGTCTCCGCCGCCTGGCGATGCTGCGGCGCATATCGACTCCGGTCGAACGGCGTGGATGCTGGTCTCTTCGGCTTTTGTGCTCTTGATGGCGCCGGGCCTGGCGCTCTTCTACGGCGGCATGGTGCGTCAAAAAAATATGCTGAACACCATTATCTTGAGCCTGGCCTGTATCGCGGTGATTGGCGTGGAGTGGGTGCTGGTCGGCTACAATATGGCCTTCGGCCAATCTCACGCCGGATTGCTGGGCTGGAGTTCCGGCGGCTTTGCCCTGGGCAACATTCCATGGGACCGCGTGCATCCCAGCGGCGTACCGGAGCTGCTGTTCGTTATGTTTCAGGGAAAGTTTGCCATCATTACGCCAGCGCTGATCACCGGAGCGATCGTGGAACGAGTGAAGTTCTCCGGTTTCATGGTCTTTGCATTGCTCTGGGCCATTCTGATCTACAATCCTCTGGCGCACATGGTATGGGCCAGCGACGGATGGCTGTTCAAGGCTGGCGTCCTGGACTTTGCCGGCGGCACTGTCGTTCATATCTCGGCCGGAATATCCGCGCTGGCGCTGGCGCTGGTTTTCTTGAAGAAGCGCATCGGCTATCCGGAGGACGCCATCCGACCCGGTTCGCTCTTCCAAACGCTGCTTGGCGCCGCCCTGCTCTGGGTTGGCTGGTTTGGCTTCAACGCGGGCAGCGCTATTGCATCGGCTGACGACTTCATGCTGCGCGCTGGACTTGCCTTCACCACCACGCAGGTTGCCGCGGCAATGGCCGCGTTGATCTGGATGGCCGCCGAATGGATGCATCGCGGAAAACCTACCGGTCTGGGCCTCGCCTCGGGCATGGTGGCCGGGCTGGTGGCCATCACGCCCGCGGCCGGACATGTCAGCGTTGCCAGTGCGATCTTGATCGGCGCCATTGCCGCCCTGATCTGCTATCTCTCCGTCTATTTGAAAAGCATACTTGGCTACGACGATTCACTGGACGTCTTTGGCGTGCATGGAATGGGCGGACTCACCGGCGCACTCTGCACCGGCTTGTTTGCCAGCGTTGGTACGGCGCACCTCGGACTTTTCACCGGCGGCGATGCCACGCAATTCCTGCTGCAATTGCAGGGCGCGGGCGTGGCGGTCCTCTTTTGCGCCGTTGGCACTCTGATTCTTGGCTTTCTGGTCGATCGAACCATCGGTCTGCGCGTCAGCAAGAAAGAGGAAACCCTTGGATTGGATCTGACCCAGCATGGCGAAGTCAGCTTCACCTTCCGCTGA
- a CDS encoding ATP-binding protein: MPPSVDLSQSIQSYQKNRDFSRSILIYLAVLFAVEAPAGLVFAGFFLQRIETERSQDYRSAWDNYVHQRLAIHHSKLTGYAWWDEPWRLALAGRLAEMRALFEEDLTLSSEFDYFAVYLDPGGPAVELRGSDRQQLRLPDPLARHLFATRSMQAGDSHLVAQLSDGRWYLLSASALCRINGAPMTPGVELVAYDLERFMRKAEEVIPVTLRLGNRPDGEETVLALQGLAWPAQDLKALARPRQSALSLTLPPLLFMLGVQVLISLALFAVLAPRYGRRHSQRLSEMLDAARALNLELARSNEELNQARLAAIHSEIKYRHLVEDARELILSLTPQGDILSVNIAIEELLGCRRDDVLGRPLADLVHQRAASAATIGVELLREKLREACGPGGVSSFSVALATRHQEPVELQFRVERIDAQQDGPLLFARASTILEDNLLRYVRAERKYYEFGNYLTIGEQVGQRITENLQHYLDADETNAVRFGVREMILNAIEHGNLGITFHEKSEAIRAGEYFHFMNERQQDQRFRQRRVRVYYSLTQRHAAYIIADEGAGFDHRAALQAELDLLNAASHSHGRGIVMSRQVFDIMRYNERGNRVFLLKRFAAATPA; encoded by the coding sequence GTGCCCCCTTCTGTAGACCTCAGTCAGTCGATTCAGAGTTATCAGAAGAATCGCGATTTCAGTCGCAGCATTCTCATCTATCTGGCCGTGCTCTTCGCCGTGGAGGCGCCAGCCGGCCTGGTATTTGCCGGCTTCTTTCTGCAGCGCATTGAGACAGAGCGCAGTCAGGACTATCGCAGCGCGTGGGACAACTATGTACACCAGCGCCTTGCAATCCATCATAGCAAGCTAACCGGCTACGCCTGGTGGGATGAACCCTGGCGTCTGGCGCTGGCCGGCCGCCTCGCCGAGATGCGCGCGCTCTTTGAGGAAGACCTCACGCTCAGCAGTGAATTTGATTATTTTGCGGTTTACCTGGACCCCGGCGGTCCGGCTGTAGAGCTGCGCGGCAGCGACCGCCAGCAACTGCGATTGCCGGACCCGCTGGCGAGGCATCTATTTGCTACGCGAAGCATGCAGGCTGGCGACAGCCACCTGGTGGCGCAGTTAAGCGACGGCCGCTGGTACTTGCTTTCAGCCTCGGCGCTGTGTCGCATCAACGGCGCGCCGATGACGCCGGGCGTGGAGCTGGTGGCCTACGATCTGGAGCGATTCATGCGCAAGGCCGAAGAGGTCATACCGGTTACGCTGCGCCTTGGCAACCGACCAGATGGCGAGGAGACGGTGCTGGCGCTGCAGGGCCTGGCCTGGCCCGCTCAGGACTTGAAGGCGCTGGCCCGGCCGCGACAATCGGCCCTTTCCCTGACCTTGCCGCCGCTGCTGTTCATGCTCGGCGTGCAGGTCTTGATCAGTCTGGCGCTGTTTGCGGTTCTTGCGCCGCGCTACGGCCGACGCCACAGCCAGCGTTTGAGTGAAATGCTTGATGCCGCCAGAGCGTTGAATCTTGAACTGGCCAGAAGCAATGAGGAGCTCAATCAGGCGCGTCTCGCTGCGATCCACTCCGAAATCAAATACCGTCACCTGGTCGAAGACGCTCGCGAGCTAATCCTTTCGCTGACGCCTCAGGGCGACATCCTGAGCGTCAACATTGCAATTGAGGAGCTGCTGGGCTGCCGCCGCGATGATGTCCTGGGTCGCCCGCTGGCTGATCTGGTTCACCAGCGAGCCGCCAGCGCCGCGACCATTGGCGTCGAATTGCTGCGTGAGAAGCTGCGGGAGGCCTGCGGACCAGGCGGCGTATCGAGTTTCAGCGTGGCGCTGGCGACGCGTCATCAGGAGCCCGTGGAGCTGCAGTTTCGAGTCGAACGGATCGACGCTCAGCAGGACGGACCGCTGCTATTTGCTCGCGCTTCGACAATCCTCGAAGACAATCTGCTGCGCTACGTGCGGGCGGAGCGTAAGTACTATGAGTTTGGAAACTATCTGACTATTGGCGAACAAGTCGGCCAACGAATCACCGAGAACCTGCAGCACTACCTGGATGCGGATGAAACCAATGCGGTTCGCTTTGGCGTTCGCGAAATGATTCTGAACGCCATTGAACACGGCAATCTTGGCATCACCTTCCACGAAAAGAGCGAGGCAATTCGCGCCGGCGAGTACTTTCATTTTATGAACGAGCGCCAGCAGGATCAGCGTTTTCGGCAGCGTCGCGTGCGAGTCTACTACAGCCTTACGCAACGTCATGCAGCTTACATTATTGCCGACGAAGGCGCCGGCTTCGACCACCGTGCGGCGCTGCAGGCCGAACTGGATCTGCTGAACGCTGCAAGCCACAGCCATGGCCGCGGCATCGTCATGAGTCGGCAGGTATTTGATATCATGCGCTACAATGAACGCGGAAACAGGGTATTTTTGCTGAAACGCTTTGCCGCAGCAACTCCGGCCTGA